The proteins below come from a single Triticum aestivum cultivar Chinese Spring chromosome 5D, IWGSC CS RefSeq v2.1, whole genome shotgun sequence genomic window:
- the LOC123123268 gene encoding uncharacterized protein gives MELFAHAKAVRLKSRHDKFLYADEDELHVTQDRNGSSPSARWTVEPVPHAPGAVRLRSRYGRYLAASTEPFLLGMTGRKVLQAAAAPGGRPDASVEWEPVRDGFQVRLKSRAGGVRGGGDKYLRANGGVPPWRNSVTHDVPHRTATQDWVLWDVEIVQVLTPGPATPAPEKAASAPPAALAPDSPPAPKLRPAPTPYEAHHRPTKSQTSPPPPDYAPPPPPKPKPEPRLSKLESSDSFSAPLHKVQGRAIHYHIADDKGDVDDDIERRSFTFNGSNLEELTQKLQEETGIDDLIVCTRSPISGKLTPLLLQLPPNNAAMHIVLVRESSKVAKTFPWPYGS, from the exons ATGGAGCTGTTCGCGCACGCCAAGGCGGTGCGGCTGAAGAGCCGGCACGACAAGTTCCTGTACGCGGACGAGGACGAGCTGCACGTCACGCAGGACCGCAACGGCTCCTCCCCGAGCGCGCGCTGGACGGTGGAGCCCGTGCCGCACGCGCCCGGCGCGGTGCGCCTCCGCAGCAGGTACGGCCGCTACCTGGCCGCCTCCACGGAGCCGTTCCTGCTGGGCATGACGGGCCGCAAGGTGCTGCAGGCGGCCGCGGCGCCCGGGGGCCGCCCCGACGCGTCCGTCGAGTGGGAGCCCGTCCGCGACGGCTTCCAGGTGCGCCTCAAGTCCCGCGCCGGCGGCGTCCGCGGGGGCGGGGACAAGTACCTCCGCGCCAACGGGGGCGTCCCGCCCTGGCGCAACTCCGTCACCCACGACGTGCCGCACCGCACCGCCACCCAGGACTGGGTGCTCTGGGACGTCGAGATCGTGCAGGTGCTCACCCCCGGCCCGGCCACGCCCGCGCCCGAGAAGGCCGCGTCGGCGCCCCCCGCCGCCCTCGCGCCGGACTCGCCGCCCGCGCCCAAGCTCAGGCCCGCCCCCACCCCCTACGAGGCGCACCACCGGCCCACCAAGTCCCAgacgtccccgccgccgccggactacgcgccgcccccgccgcccaagcccaagccggagcccaggCTCTCCAAGCTGGAG TCTTCCGATTCATTCTCTGCCCCGTTGCACAAGGTGCAGGGTCGTGCGATCCACTACCACATTGCAGACGATAAGGGCGACGTGGACGATGATATCGAGAGACGCTCATTCACGTTTAATGGCTCTAACCTGGAGGAGCTCACCCAGAAGTTACAAGAGGAAACaggcatcgatgatctgatcgtcTGCACACGCAGCCCAATCAGCGGGAAGCTCACTCCTCTCCTTCTGCAGCTGCCTCCGAACAATGCAGCGATGCACATTGTGCTCGTCCGTGAGTCCTCAAAAG TGGCGAAGACATTCCCATGGCCGTACGGCTCATAA